The window ACTAAACCCGACTGGAAATAGAGCCTCTTACTCAGCTGACGTGAGAATAGTAATCCGGCGGTATAGCCAATTCTGGGTTTCTCTATAGCATCAAAAGTGCCGGACGAAAAACTTTCGGCGGTGCTGCCCGATGCAATGCGGGTGCAGTAATCGGGCGAAGCATAAATGCCAATATCCCACCAGGTAGTATCGGAATCGTCAGTTTGTGAGAATGCAATACCTGAAAAAAGTAAGAGAAAAATGATGGTAAGTTTTGACTTTACAACATTCATAACAGCGGGAAATTTTCATCAAACCTAAACAAAATCGGAAAATTTACCAAATAATAATCTTTTTCATCGTGCATTTACACAGTATCGTGATTTAGAGTTTAGTGCTGTTTATAAATGCCGAGCCGTATTGATTCTCACGGGGTTCATACAGTGCAAAACATTAAAAATCAAACATTGTTAGAAAACTAACAAAACTAATAACCAGTTAGATACTGATTTTATGCTGTAGGTTAATGGAGAAGTATTAATTTTGCACGTCTTTTAAAAAACAGAAATGGAAAATAATAGTATTCTTAAAGGAGGCGAATTTCTGATCAGGGAATCACATAACATTTTTGTACCTGAAGAATTCACCGAAGAACAAAAAATGATTGGGGAAACGTGTTCTGATTTTCTTGACAAGGAAGTTTTTCCGGTACTTGACCGCATTGATTCTATGGAACCCGGTATAATGCGTGGTCTTGTTGCAAAATCAGGAGAGCTTGGATTGCTTGGTATCAGTGTTCCGGAGGAATATATGGGCTTCGGTCAGAGTTTTGTAAGCTCAATGCTTGCGAGCGAAGTGCTGGGTGGTGGACTTTCCTATGCGGTTGCATATTCTGCTCATACGGGCATCGGCACACTTCCTATATTATATTACGGTAACGAAGAACAAAAGCAAAAATATATTCCCAAACTGGCAACCGGCGAATGGGCTGCCGCTTATTGTCTCACCGAACCCAATGCCGGCTCTGATGCCAATTCGGGTAAATCGCGTGCGGTGCTTTCGGAAGATGGAAAAAATTACATTCTGAATGGTCAGAAAATGTGGATTACCAACGGAGGCTTTGCTGATGTTCTTACGGTTTTTGCAAAAATTGATAATGATAAAATTCTGAGTGCATTTATTGTCGAGCGCGATTTTCCGGGTGTTTCCTTCAATCCTGAAGAAAAGAAAATGGGTATCAAGGGGTCATCAACCGTTCAGATATTTTTTAACGACTGCGTGGTTCCTGTTGAAAACCTGCTTGGCAAAAGGGGCGAAGGCTTCCGTATAGCCTTGAACATACTTCATATCGGTCGGATAAAACTGGGCGCAAATGTTCTGGGTGCCGCTAAAAAAGCCATTACCCATTCGGTGCATTATGCCAATGAACGCAAACAGTTCAATACTTTAATTTCAAATTTTGGTGCTATAAAATACAAACTGGGCGAACAGGTAATCCGTATTTTTGCTACGGAATCGGCTGTTTACAGACTTGCGAAATATATTGATGAACGTATTGATGTGCTTGTTGCCGAAGGAATGAACAGCGAAAAAGCCCATCTGGAAGCTATGGGCGAATATGCGCTTGAAGCCGCTATTCTTAAGGTCTTTGGGTCAGAATCTCTGGATTATATTGTGGATGAAGCCGTACAGATTCATGGCGGAATGGGCTTCTCGGCCGAAATGCCTGTTGACCGCTGCTACCGCGATTCCAGGATTAACAGGATTTTTGAAGGAACGAACGAAATCAATCGTCTGGTGGTGGCCGATACCATGCTGAAACAAGCCAAAAAGGCCGATTCCACAATGTTTGCCATTGCCGCTGAAATATACGCAGGCATCGAAGAAATAAAATGCTGCAACCATATTGAAGATTATTACGAACGTAAAAACCAATATGTCCTGAACTTCAAAAAAGCCGTTATCCTTACACTGGGCAGGGCATACGAAGGCCTTGGTAAAAAATTCTCGGAAGAACAGGAAGTAACCATGGCAATCAGCGATATGGCAATTAAATTGTATGCTGCTGAATCGCTGCTGCTGCGGGTAAAGAAACTCGAAACACTGAAACGTCCCGAAGAAATGTTGGTGTATAAAGACATGCTCAACGTTTTTATTTATGAAGCCGGCATGAGTATTCTTAAATCGGGTATGGATGCTATCACTTCATTTGCCACAGGCGAAGAATACAGCAAGCTGAAAAAAGGACTGGGGCGCCTTACATCAACTGAAGGCATGAATATAAAAGAAGCCAGACGCACGGTTGCCAATAAGCTTATTGAAGAGAATACCTATTGTTTCTAATTGCGTTTAGTTTTCACTTCCAAAAGCCATCCTTTTAAGGATGGCTTTTTTTATATGTATGACTCACCAACTTTTTTTTTCATTTTTTGTGACTTTTGCTAGGTTTCCGTTGTCTTGTTAGGTAATAATTCATATTTTTGCTACATCTAATAAAATTGGTCATTTCCAATTTTTTCAATTAAAATTATTCGACATTAATAATTTAATAAAAACGGTTATGAGAAACCTATTTTCTTCATCAATTAAAACCCGAACATTTGGGGTATTTGCGCTTTTCATCATGCTGTCGCTTAGCTCAGCAAAACTATTTGCACAGTCAGGGGCTTCCATTAATAACACAGGCATTGCACCCGATCCTTCAGCAATGCTTGATGTAAGTGCAACCGACAGGGGCGTTTTAATTCCTCGACTCGCGCTTGTGAGCACAACAAATCCTATTGCTGTGACAAAACCCGATGGTTTGCTGGTATGGAATACTTCAGTTAGCGGCACTTATCCAACACCCGGATTTTACTACTGGAACGGTTCCGACTGGAAGAAATTGAGTCAGGGCGATAACCTTGGAAACCACAATGCGACGCAGGCTTTGGATATGTCTAACTTCAAAATTGACAGTCTTGCTGACCCAACCACGGC of the Bacteroidota bacterium genome contains:
- a CDS encoding acyl-CoA dehydrogenase family protein, with the translated sequence MENNSILKGGEFLIRESHNIFVPEEFTEEQKMIGETCSDFLDKEVFPVLDRIDSMEPGIMRGLVAKSGELGLLGISVPEEYMGFGQSFVSSMLASEVLGGGLSYAVAYSAHTGIGTLPILYYGNEEQKQKYIPKLATGEWAAAYCLTEPNAGSDANSGKSRAVLSEDGKNYILNGQKMWITNGGFADVLTVFAKIDNDKILSAFIVERDFPGVSFNPEEKKMGIKGSSTVQIFFNDCVVPVENLLGKRGEGFRIALNILHIGRIKLGANVLGAAKKAITHSVHYANERKQFNTLISNFGAIKYKLGEQVIRIFATESAVYRLAKYIDERIDVLVAEGMNSEKAHLEAMGEYALEAAILKVFGSESLDYIVDEAVQIHGGMGFSAEMPVDRCYRDSRINRIFEGTNEINRLVVADTMLKQAKKADSTMFAIAAEIYAGIEEIKCCNHIEDYYERKNQYVLNFKKAVILTLGRAYEGLGKKFSEEQEVTMAISDMAIKLYAAESLLLRVKKLETLKRPEEMLVYKDMLNVFIYEAGMSILKSGMDAITSFATGEEYSKLKKGLGRLTSTEGMNIKEARRTVANKLIEENTYCF